CTTGGCTCGACGGCCATTTCTGGCGGAGCTTGAACGCGGCGATGATCGCATTGACGTCACGCCGGTCCGCGAGTTGTGCCAGCCGCACTAGAATCGGTTCAGCAAAATCTTCGCTGAGGCCATCCTCCTGCGTTAGTTGCTGAACGAAGCCGAGTAGAGTGGCATCGTCGCCCTTGAAGGACACGACGACATCTTTCATTTGTCGATGCGCTTCAGCCGCATCCAGCTTGCCAGCCGCTCGCCTGACTTGGACCAAGAGAAAGCGGCCAGTCGGCAGTTCCAACATTTCCGGGGTGTCCAGCAGGACCTCTGCCTTGTCGAACTGCTTGAGCGCAAAATCGATCTTAGCGAGCTGCACATTGCTTTCCGGCGTCAGGATGCGCGGATCGAAATTTGCGTAGACATCAGCAAGACGTTTGAGCTTGTCGGCACTGCCGGTGGAAAGCGCGAGTCCGGCGGCATCCGGGCCGGCGGTAAAATAGCCTTGCGACAGCGCATTCAGAAGCAGAGTGAATCCGGCTTCCGGATCGGCTTCGAACTGCGGCGCCCCCTTGGCCAGCAGCATGCCATATTCCTTCATCGCCCACAGGTTATGCTGTCCGGCCAGCTCGCGGACCTCGGCATAGTAGGGCGAATAATTCAGCGTAACTTCGAGATCTTGCCGAACCAGCTTGGCAAGCGCCTCGCGCAGCTTGAGCTGCATCTCGGGCGAATCCGCATACTGCTGTTTCAATCCCTCGTAGATCGAATGGGCCCTGGCCGGCTCTGCCTTGACCAGCCGCCCCTCGCGAAAGATATCACCGAGGATGAGGCCTACCGAAAGGTCACCCGCGTCATAGGCGCTCGACAGTTCGGCGACGAGCTGCTCCGGCGAAATGGGCATCGCCACCGATGTCGCATAGTAGCCGGCCTTCTCGGCGCTGACGACTATGCGAGCCAGACGACCGATGACCGACGATTTTCCGCCCTTCCAGATGTCCAGGTAGATCGGCAGGGCGTATTTTGCGATCAGGCTGTCCGACAGGTTAATGCGGGCGAAGCGGTCTGCTACGACGAGACGCTCCTGTCCTGCCTCGGCGGCACCGTCCACCATGCGGTCCATAGCAGCGGTGGCGCGGGCCAGATCTTTCTCGACATAAATGCCCTGGTAATAGAGCTTGGCGATCAGGTAATTGGCACGGTAGCTTCTGGCCTCTTCAAGCATCGATACGGCCCACTTGGAATCGGCCTCGTCGAAGCCGTAGACGTTCTCATCAACTAAATCGAGCGCGATAAGCTCGGCTGCGCGGCTCGAGCCGCCGTCGACGAGCTCCCACATCAGATGACGCAGTTCGTCCTTGCCGAGGATGGAAAACAGCACATCCCGGTTCTTCTCGATGATCGCGACGGCACTATCGTTGCCGTAACCGGCGGCCAGTGCCAGCAATGACTTGAGCACATCGGGGTGCTGTTGTGCATCGAAGGAGGAGGTATAGCGTCCGGCGAGGCGGATAACCGCGCTGTCGCTGTCGAGTGCCGATAAGTTGGCCATCAGCACGAGCTGGCTGCGTAGCGTATCGGCCTCGGGGGAGTTCTGACGATTAAGGAGCAGAAGCAGCTCGAACGCCGC
This Rhizobium sullae DNA region includes the following protein-coding sequences:
- a CDS encoding tetratricopeptide repeat protein gives rise to the protein MILATRKSHLSVTLLNALACSVVFLGVAPATTASEMPRQLAAEAKRAYQAEQKILADYSTATEASALLAYARLLARGRIANDHNPVRVADIDAAIAVYRSLLAAGDAKINAKVTAGLAELLVRKGGAANEGEAQALRAALHPAEPATQAPPGADAQAQDLATDGEAALRDKMSKGSLDAAFELLLLLNRQNSPEADTLRSQLVLMANLSALDSDSAVIRLAGRYTSSFDAQQHPDVLKSLLALAAGYGNDSAVAIIEKNRDVLFSILGKDELRHLMWELVDGGSSRAAELIALDLVDENVYGFDEADSKWAVSMLEEARSYRANYLIAKLYYQGIYVEKDLARATAAMDRMVDGAAEAGQERLVVADRFARINLSDSLIAKYALPIYLDIWKGGKSSVIGRLARIVVSAEKAGYYATSVAMPISPEQLVAELSSAYDAGDLSVGLILGDIFREGRLVKAEPARAHSIYEGLKQQYADSPEMQLKLREALAKLVRQDLEVTLNYSPYYAEVRELAGQHNLWAMKEYGMLLAKGAPQFEADPEAGFTLLLNALSQGYFTAGPDAAGLALSTGSADKLKRLADVYANFDPRILTPESNVQLAKIDFALKQFDKAEVLLDTPEMLELPTGRFLLVQVRRAAGKLDAAEAHRQMKDVVVSFKGDDATLLGFVQQLTQEDGLSEDFAEPILVRLAQLADRRDVNAIIAAFKLRQKWPSSQALNFRKVVGWCNILAERGQGGPLTRVAVNVNPKVVGDESFRYLIDTVEGALPHLPTNGNLRMFLARQYLNGQYRPRDFTKADQLTKQAAELGNEEALNSIATNYYFGHDVEMDRDRAEALYRDLAFMGSNRSALALARNYSKGPSSRVYESRAFAYYIKAALNGSVTAMTEMGRSYLAGAGAVQNEQKGVAWLEKAAELGNTDAMIQLYYYHFIKNPTNQNAEAERWLNALVAAEVPDMILRKAVLLYGRDKDANKDEIFALLDHAEELGSQFARRLKNSYVKEARAGVSK